Proteins from a genomic interval of Ciona intestinalis chromosome 9, KH, whole genome shotgun sequence:
- the LOC100183912 gene encoding solute carrier family 2, facilitated glucose transporter member 8-like gives MEDSNENIESTRLLKDRNYDDGSKIPVFIYSGIMILGAVSTGTVLGLSAPMIPLMQKDNSSNAIHVGTSEASWIGSLLMLGGMVGGGFAGLFMQHFGRKATAIVSGVPYIGGLLLISFATNIWMVYAGRVITGIAMAFTSLVVPTYVSEISTKGLRGLLGSGNQLGITFGVFLAYAAGQLPWRMLPLFLGCVPVVFVFACLFIPEAPQYLILDNKPIEAAISLQKVRGKNTNIQRELEGIRDSLNANAQSASWVEIFTTPSIRWPLFLSVLAMFLQQFSGINCVMFYFHTIFETAGFKTATQLYMASLLVSGIQVVFTAVSCLLIDRTGRRVLLGFSGGVMALSMVAFGLYFQLTYAGHKGNLNWLALSSMMVYIVAFSLGLGPIPWVLMAELIPLRGRAKCGGLVTTFNLFFAFITTKEFQDLVKATSSQATFWMFGGVCATIILYAVFLLPETKGRTLEEIEQHFQRHEIYESLDGATKQDIAPAT, from the exons ATGGAAGACAGCAATGAAAATATTGAATCAACAAGATTGTTAAAAGACAGGAATTATGA TGATGGAAGCAAAATCCCTGTCTTCATATACTCTGGCATCATGATTTTAGGTGCAGTTAGTACAGGAACGGTGTTGGGTCTCTCAGCTCCTATGATACCTCTCATGCAAAAGGATAATTCCAGCAACGCCATTCATGTGGGAACTTCAGAAGCTTCATGGATTGGT TCCCTGCTGATGTTGGGAGGTATGGTAGGTGGTGGCTTTGCTGGATTATTTATGCAACATTTTGGAAGGAAAGCGACAGCGATTGTATCAGGTGTACCCTACATTGGAGGACTTCtg CTTATCTCATTTGCTACAAATATTTGGATGGTATATGCTGGGAGGGTGATAACTGGAATTGCCATGGCTTTCACATCACTTGTGGTCCCT ACCTATGTAAGTGAGATATCAACCAAAGGTCTACGTGGGCTGCTTGGTTCAGGAAACCAACTGGGAATCACATTTGGTGTATTTCTGGCTTACGCAGCTG gACAGTTACCATGGCGTATGCTGCCACTGTTTCTCGGTTGTGTGCCTGTAGTGTTCGTGTTTGCTTGTCTCTTTATACCAGAAGCACCTCAGTATCTCATCTTGGATAACAAGCCTATTGAAGCTGCCATCTCACTGCAGAAAGTTCGaggaaaaaat ACCAACATTCAGCGTGAGTTGGAGGGAATTCGGGATAGTTTGAACGCAAACGCTCAATCTGCATCCTGGGTTGAAATATTCACCACTCCTTCTATTCGGTGGCCTCTTTTTCTCAGTGTGTTAGCAATGTTCTTGCAGCAGTTCAGTGGGATCAACTGCGTCATGTTTTACTTTCATACCATTTTTGAG aCTGCTGGTTTCAAGACGGCTACACAGTTGTACATGGCCTCTTTGCTGGTGTCTGGGATACAAGTTGTTTTTACTGCCGTGTCGTGCCTGCTTATTGATCGAACTG GGCGCCGTGTGCTTCTTGGCTTTAGTGGAGGTGTTATGGCGTTGAGCATGGTTGCTTTTGGTTTATACTTCCAACTTACTTATGCTGGACACAAAG GAAACCTTAACTGGCTGGCACTGTCCAGCATGATGGTTTACATCGTGGCATTTTCACTTGGTTTGGGTCCTATTCCTTGGGTGTTAATGGCAGAGCTGATACCTCTTCGTGGAAGAGCCAAATGTGGGGGTCTAGTCACAACTTTTAACTTGTTCTTTGCATTTATAACCACCAAAGAATTCCAGGACTTAGTT AAAGCTACCTCAAGTCAAGCAACGTTTTGGATGTTTGGTGGTGTATGCGCCACCATTATCCTATACGCCGTTTTCCTCTTGCCTGAAACCAAGGGCCGAACGCTTGAAGAGATCGAACAACATTTTCAGCGACACGAAATTTACGAGTCGCTAGACGGCGCAACGAAGCAAGATATCGCTCCCGCAACATAA
- the LOC100187150 gene encoding uncharacterized protein LOC100187150 isoform X1 produces the protein MLCAATGSPIANQLSGKDDSHTNQQPLKVQECSGKTRRRSSKPHRVSVTSEIQRMRIERQVSKGSKGTGAFFDKESSMSKIVQENEKFCASYQSEKTELINFLTDELDFEKDLVQEVIGQPVITEPEESTSFTGPTSCSVELVGLNGHLWSGSSTIKVQLTTVSDLVMWKLVSSTKVIYVFGIDYNGDYKYATTNGESEKVRFYTATTSPTAIDLDNNDDLNDPRAFKLEADPLSGYDRLVPAMYPTLGVTRGANNRLYTETLDSSTDNWVINTL, from the exons ATGCTTTGT GCAGCAACCGGTTCACCAATTGCTAACCAGCTCAGCGGAAAAGACGATAGCCATACCAACCAACAACCACTCAAAGTTCAAGAATGCTCTGGGAAGACACGACGCAGATCTTCGAAGCCACATCGTGTATCCGTCACTTCAGAAATACAACGCATGCGAATCGAACGACAAGTTAGCAAGGGAAGCAAAGGCACTGGAGCATTTTTCGATAAAGAATCAAGTATGAGTAAAATCgtacaagaaaatgaaaagttcTGTGCTAGCTACCAAAGCGAGAAAACCGAActcattaattttttaactgacGAATTAGATTTTGAAAAAGATTTGGTGCAAGAAGTTATCGGACAACCAGTGATAACGGAGCCAGAGGAAAGCACCTCTTTTACTGGGCCAACGTCTTGTTCAGTTGAACTTGTTGGGCTGAACGGCCATTTATGGAGCGGAAGTAGCACGATAAAGGTGCAGCTTACTACAGTTTCCGACCTCGTTATGTGGAAACTAGTATCAAGCACCAAAGTAATCTATGTTTTCGGCATCGATTATAACGGCGATTATAAATATGCGACAACGAACGGTGAAAGCGAAAAGGTTCGTTTCTACACGGCCACTACTTCACCGACCGCAATCGACTTGGACAACAACGACGACCTAAACGACCCAAGAGCATTCAAGTTGGAAGCTGACCCCTTGTCAGGTTATGACAGACTAGTACCAGCCATGTATCCGACCCTAGGTGTTACCCGTGGTGCCAACAATCGGTTGTACACTGAAACACTCGATAGTAGCACCGACAATTGGGTTATTAATACCTTGTAA
- the LOC100181539 gene encoding uncharacterized protein LOC100181539 produces MPDTKETNTLEAEEKGSLESGPASYCGDSSDGQCSCIDEEEDYDCVDGIINQLQKIRCRVELKLPRAESPSYVLTGKRTVKVAKVQSDLYYWKLVSPREIVYIFGIEIGPDTYKYATCLGKGKKLKFLESDVNLADIDNDEKSTIKDPRAFFLETDTSADKCWLIPAMDQSLVVTRGPHNVAYTFPRDAEKEQHWEIIDM; encoded by the exons ATGCCAG ATACCAAAGAAACAAATACACTTGAAGCAGAAGAAAAAGGAAGTTTGGAATCAGGACCTGCATCATACTGCGGCGACAGCAGCGACGGACAATGTAGTTGCATTGACGAGGAGGAAGACTATGATTGCGTGGACGGAATTATCAATCAGCTCCAAAAGATTCGCTGCAGGGTGGAACTTAAGCTTCCACGAGCTGAGTCGCCATCATATGTGCTCACAGGAAAACGAACGGTCAAAGTAGCGAAAGTGCAATCAGACCTGTACTATTGGAAGTTGGTTTCTCCAAGGGAAATCGTGTACATATTCGGGATCGAAATTGGCCCGGACACGTACAAGTACGCTACCTGCTTGGGTAAAGGGAAAAAACTGAAATTCCTCGAGTCAGATGTCAATCTTGCTGATATTGATAACGACGAAAAGAGCACAATAAAAGACCCGAGAGCATTTTTCCTTGAGACTGATACCTCCGCGGATAAATGTTGGTTAATTCCCGCTATGGATCAGAGTCTGGTCGTCACTCGTGGGCCCCACAACGTAGCATACACATTTCCACGAGATGCAGAAAAGGAACAGCACTGGGAAATCATCGATATGTGA
- the LOC100187150 gene encoding uncharacterized protein LOC100187150 isoform X2 encodes MLCATGSPIANQLSGKDDSHTNQQPLKVQECSGKTRRRSSKPHRVSVTSEIQRMRIERQVSKGSKGTGAFFDKESSMSKIVQENEKFCASYQSEKTELINFLTDELDFEKDLVQEVIGQPVITEPEESTSFTGPTSCSVELVGLNGHLWSGSSTIKVQLTTVSDLVMWKLVSSTKVIYVFGIDYNGDYKYATTNGESEKVRFYTATTSPTAIDLDNNDDLNDPRAFKLEADPLSGYDRLVPAMYPTLGVTRGANNRLYTETLDSSTDNWVINTL; translated from the exons ATGCTTTGTG CAACCGGTTCACCAATTGCTAACCAGCTCAGCGGAAAAGACGATAGCCATACCAACCAACAACCACTCAAAGTTCAAGAATGCTCTGGGAAGACACGACGCAGATCTTCGAAGCCACATCGTGTATCCGTCACTTCAGAAATACAACGCATGCGAATCGAACGACAAGTTAGCAAGGGAAGCAAAGGCACTGGAGCATTTTTCGATAAAGAATCAAGTATGAGTAAAATCgtacaagaaaatgaaaagttcTGTGCTAGCTACCAAAGCGAGAAAACCGAActcattaattttttaactgacGAATTAGATTTTGAAAAAGATTTGGTGCAAGAAGTTATCGGACAACCAGTGATAACGGAGCCAGAGGAAAGCACCTCTTTTACTGGGCCAACGTCTTGTTCAGTTGAACTTGTTGGGCTGAACGGCCATTTATGGAGCGGAAGTAGCACGATAAAGGTGCAGCTTACTACAGTTTCCGACCTCGTTATGTGGAAACTAGTATCAAGCACCAAAGTAATCTATGTTTTCGGCATCGATTATAACGGCGATTATAAATATGCGACAACGAACGGTGAAAGCGAAAAGGTTCGTTTCTACACGGCCACTACTTCACCGACCGCAATCGACTTGGACAACAACGACGACCTAAACGACCCAAGAGCATTCAAGTTGGAAGCTGACCCCTTGTCAGGTTATGACAGACTAGTACCAGCCATGTATCCGACCCTAGGTGTTACCCGTGGTGCCAACAATCGGTTGTACACTGAAACACTCGATAGTAGCACCGACAATTGGGTTATTAATACCTTGTAA